In a single window of the Helicobacter felis ATCC 49179 genome:
- the rnc gene encoding ribonuclease III, which yields MLEKLQERLAYHFQDMNLLQQALTHKSTKTPHNNERLEFLGDAVLDLVVAEILYARFADLQEGDLSKMRASLVNEKAFFKLASFLQLQDCILISPAEANNHGHTKPSILANAFEALMGAIYLESGLEPIKTLMTRFLDHVYPDLSLQSTFMDYKSALQELTQARFKVVPTYTLKSESGPDHAKQFEMQIFILDKLYGTCTAKSKKEAQQLCAQMAYQQLRMEGSA from the coding sequence ATGTTAGAAAAATTACAAGAGAGGCTAGCTTATCATTTCCAAGATATGAATCTATTACAACAAGCCCTCACCCACAAAAGCACCAAAACCCCCCACAACAACGAAAGGCTAGAGTTTCTAGGCGATGCGGTGTTAGATTTGGTGGTCGCAGAGATTTTGTACGCCCGTTTTGCCGATCTGCAAGAGGGCGATCTCTCCAAAATGCGCGCCTCTTTGGTGAATGAAAAGGCGTTTTTCAAGCTCGCCTCCTTTTTGCAGTTGCAAGATTGTATTTTGATTTCCCCAGCAGAAGCCAATAACCACGGGCACACTAAACCCTCAATCTTAGCTAACGCCTTTGAGGCTTTGATGGGAGCGATCTATTTAGAAAGCGGGTTAGAGCCCATTAAAACCTTGATGACACGCTTTTTAGATCATGTCTATCCCGATCTCTCTTTACAGAGCACCTTTATGGATTATAAAAGTGCCTTGCAGGAACTCACCCAAGCGCGCTTTAAGGTCGTGCCCACCTATACCCTTAAAAGCGAGAGCGGCCCCGATCACGCTAAACAATTTGAAATGCAGATTTTTATTTTAGATAAACTCTATGGCACTTGCACGGCTAAGAGCAAAAAGGAAGCCCAGCAACTTTGCGCCCAAATGGCTTACCAACAACTCCGCATGGAGGGGAGCGCGTGA
- the rnhA gene encoding ribonuclease HI, with protein MEEIELFCDGSSLGNPGAGGYCAILRYQGQEKIITGGAPHTTNNRMELSAVNAGLKALKKPCHVALYSDSTYVCDGIAKWLKGWQARNFAKVKNVDLWQEFLKVSAPHKITPHWIRGHAGHVQNERCDALAKQEALAYQAQSKGVSC; from the coding sequence ATGGAAGAAATAGAACTTTTTTGCGATGGCTCGTCTTTGGGAAATCCGGGTGCTGGGGGCTATTGCGCGATTTTGCGCTATCAAGGTCAAGAAAAAATTATTACCGGTGGTGCGCCCCACACCACCAACAACCGCATGGAACTTAGCGCGGTCAATGCAGGGCTTAAAGCCCTTAAAAAACCCTGCCATGTCGCTTTGTATAGCGATTCGACCTATGTTTGCGATGGCATTGCCAAATGGCTAAAAGGTTGGCAGGCGCGCAATTTTGCTAAGGTTAAGAATGTGGATTTATGGCAGGAATTTTTAAAAGTGTCCGCCCCCCATAAGATCACCCCCCATTGGATTAGGGGGCATGCCGGGCATGTCCAAAATGAACGCTGTGATGCCTTAGCCAAACAGGAGGCATTGGCTTACCAAGCACAAAGTAAAGGAGTTTCATGTTAG
- a CDS encoding tetratricopeptide repeat protein, whose product MEQLAYVYKDSLFSVAILIAFIGVVILLDYFRSLFKHKKNLKALNALSRSYTSIDLAFEVQQLLAKEQESPLEVLGIKTWMFLAKHYSDHGSGEQAITIYLSLLSKYPKDRALLLKNLAQTYIAMGYVQKAHDILLEVLRIEPRNIGALQEMVRVYEILCAPQKALEVLECLDELEAPDLLDTYHYLQMQILMQEDLSLGDRSARILTLGHHHPKLYKLALKHCKTYHKALFLQELPHLDKGIEYIDLLWDLQWEEITPLLTQLNAQVREIFISKGFIKGTCSHLELEIYHCFKDKYPLALHFSYRCPACKNLSPFDTHRCVSCNALGVKEVVLDLSAQSPDYHQQLNLN is encoded by the coding sequence GTGGAGCAATTAGCTTATGTCTATAAAGATTCTCTCTTTAGCGTAGCGATCCTGATTGCCTTCATTGGGGTGGTGATCTTATTGGACTATTTCCGCTCGCTTTTTAAACACAAAAAAAATCTCAAGGCTCTGAATGCCCTCTCTCGCTCTTATACTTCCATCGATCTAGCCTTTGAAGTGCAACAGCTCTTAGCCAAAGAACAAGAAAGTCCTTTGGAAGTGCTAGGAATCAAAACTTGGATGTTTTTAGCCAAACATTACAGCGATCATGGGAGTGGCGAGCAGGCGATCACAATCTATTTATCTTTGCTGTCCAAATACCCCAAAGATCGCGCTCTTCTCTTAAAAAATTTGGCACAGACTTATATTGCGATGGGTTATGTGCAGAAGGCGCATGATATTTTATTAGAAGTGTTGCGGATTGAGCCTAGAAACATCGGCGCGCTTCAAGAAATGGTGCGGGTGTATGAGATCTTATGCGCCCCTCAAAAAGCCCTAGAAGTGCTAGAATGCTTAGACGAACTAGAAGCCCCAGATTTGCTAGACACCTACCATTACCTGCAAATGCAAATTCTCATGCAAGAAGATCTGAGTTTAGGGGATCGCAGCGCGCGCATTCTTACACTAGGACACCATCATCCTAAGCTTTATAAACTCGCGCTCAAGCATTGTAAAACTTATCACAAGGCTTTATTTTTGCAAGAACTTCCCCATTTGGACAAGGGAATAGAATACATTGATTTACTTTGGGATTTACAATGGGAGGAAATCACTCCTTTATTGACACAACTTAACGCACAGGTGCGCGAGATTTTCATTTCTAAAGGTTTTATAAAGGGCACTTGTTCTCATTTGGAGCTAGAGATTTACCACTGCTTTAAGGACAAATACCCTCTAGCGTTACATTTTAGCTACCGATGCCCTGCGTGTAAAAATCTCTCTCCCTTTGATACCCATCGTTGCGTATCGTGTAACGCTTTGGGGGTTAAAGAAGTCGTGCTAGATTTGAGCGCGCAGAGCCCAGACTATCACCAACAACTCAATCTAAATTAG
- a CDS encoding SurA N-terminal domain-containing protein: MSSFLKLIGFVCVFFYLFGASAQGKDSKVESVTGSGVGSKNLDRQVRDSLKKPLPKESQETQNLPKIPPKTTKAAPQDKQEQEELKEGIIGGIAITVNNDPITIYQIETQEKEHHISRQQAVNALILQRIQAQEIKRLKIDIEDDKIDAEIENIARHNGMDMQDFLRTLASEGINPTTYKAQLKKQLETRELLRNILLFNTNTNSETKMREYYNAHKSEFSVPSEIITIRYTAQDTQALTKALENRNLDIPGVTKGEEKINIKTLNPQIAQMFLSTQEHTFTPILNAGGGNFVSFYIKEKIGKENVSFSQAKHFIANKLIEEQQDKILAEYYEKLRVKAKIKFLQH, encoded by the coding sequence TTGTCAAGTTTTTTAAAACTTATCGGCTTTGTTTGCGTATTTTTCTATCTGTTTGGGGCGAGCGCGCAGGGGAAAGACTCTAAAGTCGAATCTGTTACAGGAAGTGGGGTTGGGAGTAAAAATTTAGATCGGCAGGTAAGAGATTCTCTTAAAAAACCCCTTCCCAAAGAGAGCCAAGAAACCCAAAATCTACCTAAAATTCCACCAAAAACCACCAAAGCAGCTCCCCAAGATAAGCAAGAGCAAGAGGAGCTTAAAGAAGGCATTATAGGAGGGATTGCCATCACGGTTAACAACGATCCCATCACTATTTACCAAATTGAAACACAGGAAAAAGAGCATCATATTAGCCGTCAACAAGCTGTTAATGCATTGATTTTACAACGCATCCAAGCCCAAGAGATCAAACGCCTTAAAATCGACATTGAAGATGACAAGATTGACGCGGAGATTGAAAACATCGCGCGGCATAATGGTATGGATATGCAAGATTTCTTGCGCACACTTGCTAGTGAGGGGATCAACCCAACGACCTACAAAGCACAACTAAAAAAACAACTAGAAACTAGAGAATTGTTGCGCAACATTCTGCTTTTTAATACCAATACAAATAGCGAAACTAAAATGCGCGAATATTACAACGCCCATAAGAGCGAATTTAGTGTGCCTAGCGAGATTATCACCATCCGCTACACAGCTCAAGACACCCAAGCCCTCACCAAAGCCTTAGAAAATAGAAATTTAGATATTCCCGGAGTTACTAAGGGTGAGGAAAAAATCAATATTAAAACCCTCAATCCCCAAATCGCCCAAATGTTTTTGAGCACGCAAGAACACACCTTTACCCCGATTTTAAATGCGGGAGGGGGAAATTTTGTTTCCTTTTACATCAAAGAAAAAATAGGAAAAGAAAATGTTTCATTCAGCCAAGCCAAACATTTTATTGCCAATAAATTGATTGAGGAGCAACAGGATAAAATCCTAGCCGAGTACTATGAAAAACTCCGTGTCAAAGCCAAAATTAAATTTCTACAACACTAG
- a CDS encoding tetratricopeptide repeat protein, whose protein sequence is MVSSGVAYSLDGNKDQGGELHFIVGKKAQADKDYTRALEYYQKAAKRGNAEAYYKLGGMYRDGQGVKQDYAKAFEYFNKAAKKGYAKAYFRLGLLYDNGKGVEQSDSKALEYYQKAASMGYAKAYYNLGAMYRDGQGVKQDYAKAFEYFNKAAKKGNAGAYSDLGFMYANGQGVPQDALKAKEYWKKAGRMGDAEAYFNIGVMYFNGLGVSKDLAKAREYLEKAAKIGSGDAIEILNRIKSKGD, encoded by the coding sequence TTGGTTTCTAGTGGCGTTGCATATTCCCTTGATGGAAATAAAGATCAGGGCGGAGAATTGCATTTTATAGTGGGTAAAAAAGCCCAAGCCGATAAAGACTATACCCGAGCTTTAGAGTATTACCAAAAAGCTGCTAAAAGAGGCAACGCTGAGGCTTACTATAAATTGGGAGGCATGTATCGCGATGGACAAGGCGTTAAACAGGATTATGCTAAGGCTTTTGAATATTTTAATAAGGCCGCTAAAAAGGGGTATGCAAAGGCGTATTTTCGTTTGGGTTTGCTGTATGACAATGGTAAGGGTGTAGAGCAGAGCGATAGCAAGGCCCTAGAATATTACCAAAAAGCTGCTAGCATGGGTTATGCTAAGGCTTATTACAACTTGGGGGCCATGTATCGCGATGGGCAAGGCGTTAAACAGGATTATGCTAAGGCTTTTGAATATTTTAATAAGGCCGCTAAAAAGGGAAATGCGGGGGCTTATAGTGATTTAGGTTTTATGTATGCAAATGGACAGGGAGTTCCACAAGATGCTCTGAAAGCTAAGGAGTATTGGAAGAAAGCGGGGAGAATGGGAGATGCGGAGGCTTATTTTAATATTGGAGTGATGTATTTTAATGGTTTGGGTGTCTCTAAAGATTTAGCCAAAGCTAGGGAATACTTAGAAAAGGCGGCTAAGATAGGAAGCGGAGATGCCATTGAAATTCTCAATAGAATTAAATCCAAGGGCGACTAG
- a CDS encoding aminodeoxychorismate/anthranilate synthase component II → MKIYFIDNFDSFTYNLVYDLEGLGHSVLVLRNTTPANTLFERMQGEKEKTLLFISPGPSDPEHAGQLLPILAKTRGHFPILGICLGLQALAQSYGARVVRSPAIVHGKSSPITLKPFEAFKGLGDCLQVGRYHSLMVSDLPDCLQVIAHYQDIIMGIYHPQDKALAYQFHPESIMTLKGAQLLKQSLDFLITPS, encoded by the coding sequence ATGAAAATTTACTTCATTGATAATTTTGACTCGTTCACTTACAATCTTGTTTATGACTTAGAGGGTTTGGGGCATTCTGTGTTGGTTTTGCGCAACACCACCCCAGCCAATACGCTTTTTGAGAGGATGCAAGGTGAAAAAGAAAAAACCCTTCTTTTTATCTCCCCGGGACCTAGCGACCCTGAGCATGCCGGGCAACTGCTCCCTATTCTAGCTAAGACACGCGGGCATTTCCCTATTTTGGGGATTTGCTTAGGGTTGCAGGCTTTGGCACAGAGTTATGGCGCGCGGGTTGTGCGCAGCCCTGCCATTGTGCATGGAAAAAGCTCCCCCATCACTCTAAAACCCTTTGAGGCTTTTAAGGGGCTAGGAGATTGCTTACAAGTGGGGCGTTACCATTCTTTAATGGTGAGTGATTTGCCAGACTGCCTGCAAGTGATCGCCCATTACCAAGACATTATCATGGGAATTTACCACCCCCAAGACAAAGCCCTAGCCTACCAATTCCACCCTGAGAGTATCATGACCTTGAAAGGTGCGCAACTGCTAAAACAAAGCTTGGATTTTTTGATAACCCCCTCTTAA
- the trpE gene encoding anthranilate synthase component I: MIILEQNAPYVPHPLALYAKLQGPNTLLLESAQADNKAHTKSIILNQACLKLTCQHSSVKIEALNTNGQALLHKLANFVGVSPTDKSLSLHYPKNTQLQDEFLKLQMPSPLDALRAVFACVEQRPQNPYGLFCAGFFGFELIGAFEDLPILSVQDNSAPDFVFLVAQTLVLIDHQKQSTQIFGACFAPQHQAQIQEQIAQLAALANTTQEDFSPQSHPQESTLSTNCSDEAFGCMVSKLQEEIRAGEIFQAVPSRSFYLSCKDPLSAYFYLKAQNPSPYMFYLQMEDFTLFGASPESALKYDASTNLVQIYPIAGTRARGKNPDGTIDHDLDNRLELDLQSDAKERAEHIMLVDLARNDIARVAKPHTRLVSKLLKVEKYAHVMHLTSAVQGELKEGLDALHAYRSFMNAGTLSGAPKIAALKLIAQLEGKRRGSYGGSIGYLCADGSMDTCIIIRSAFVQNQRAIIQTGAGIVLDSLIEAEIAETKAKAQSVISAILKTHA; the protein is encoded by the coding sequence ATGATTATTTTGGAGCAAAACGCCCCCTATGTTCCCCATCCGCTCGCTTTATATGCCAAGCTTCAAGGTCCTAACACTCTTTTATTAGAGAGTGCTCAAGCGGACAATAAAGCGCACACTAAATCCATTATCTTAAATCAAGCCTGCTTGAAACTCACCTGCCAGCATTCCAGTGTCAAGATCGAAGCTTTGAATACAAACGGGCAAGCCCTTTTGCACAAACTCGCTAACTTTGTAGGTGTGAGTCCCACAGACAAGAGTTTAAGCCTACACTACCCCAAAAATACGCAATTACAGGACGAGTTTTTAAAACTGCAAATGCCCAGCCCCCTAGATGCTTTGCGCGCCGTGTTTGCATGTGTAGAGCAACGCCCCCAAAATCCCTATGGGCTATTTTGTGCGGGGTTTTTTGGCTTTGAGCTCATCGGTGCGTTTGAGGATTTGCCCATTTTAAGCGTGCAAGATAATAGCGCGCCGGATTTTGTCTTTCTTGTAGCACAAACTTTAGTGCTCATCGATCACCAAAAACAGAGCACCCAAATTTTTGGGGCTTGTTTTGCCCCACAACACCAAGCCCAAATCCAAGAACAAATCGCGCAGCTTGCCGCGCTTGCTAACACCACACAAGAGGATTTTAGCCCGCAATCTCACCCTCAAGAAAGCACTTTAAGCACAAATTGTAGCGATGAGGCTTTTGGATGTATGGTCTCTAAGCTCCAAGAAGAAATCAGGGCTGGGGAGATTTTCCAAGCTGTGCCCTCTAGGAGTTTTTATTTATCTTGTAAAGACCCCTTGAGCGCTTATTTTTATCTCAAGGCACAAAATCCTAGTCCTTACATGTTTTATTTGCAAATGGAGGATTTTACACTCTTTGGGGCTAGTCCTGAGAGCGCGTTAAAATACGATGCCTCCACTAATTTGGTGCAAATTTACCCCATTGCGGGCACAAGAGCGCGGGGTAAAAACCCGGATGGCACGATTGATCACGACCTAGATAACCGCCTTGAACTGGATTTACAAAGCGATGCCAAAGAGAGGGCAGAACATATCATGCTAGTGGATTTAGCCCGCAATGACATCGCTAGAGTTGCCAAACCCCATACAAGACTTGTGAGCAAATTATTGAAGGTAGAAAAATACGCCCATGTGATGCACCTCACTTCAGCTGTGCAGGGGGAGCTCAAAGAGGGTTTAGACGCTCTGCATGCCTATAGAAGTTTTATGAATGCGGGGACTTTGAGTGGCGCGCCTAAAATTGCTGCGCTCAAACTCATCGCTCAACTTGAGGGCAAGAGGCGGGGTTCTTATGGGGGTTCGATAGGCTATTTATGCGCCGATGGATCGATGGATACTTGTATTATTATCCGCTCTGCTTTTGTGCAAAATCAGCGGGCTATTATCCAAACGGGCGCGGGCATTGTTTTAGATAGCCTTATTGAGGCTGAGATCGCCGAAACAAAGGCAAAAGCACAATCTGTAATTTCTGCAATCTTAAAGACACATGCATGA
- the feoB gene encoding ferrous iron transport protein B, which produces MEEIVVALVGQPNVGKSSLINAISGAHLKVGNFAGVTVEKTQVSTTYNNTKITIVDLPGIYALNDFTIEEKVSRQFLENEHFDLILNVLDCTNLERNLSLSTQLLHTPHKVLMALNMWDEAQKEGLQIDVDALSKDLGVPCIPTSAHAHFNMDQLLEQLITLHRQTQRSTTLSVQSKEEMAVFCHDLAKKVSRREAGMPTYTQKIDKYLMHPIYGVPIFLGLMFVVFFMSFLVGGGVQGYVDDGFAWLAETLKTHIPNAQIGSLLGDGIIGGVGAVLSFLPLIVVLYLGISLLEATGYMSRVAFLLDGIFHKFGLHGKSFIPLITGFGCSVPAYMATRTLQNQHERLITLFVIGFMSCSARLPIYVLFVGAFFPDKYASFVLFLIYVLGAVVALLMAKFLKLSVFKGQEESFVMEMPKYRMPSPKVIWYSIYTKSLSYLKKAGTYILGGAILIWFASAYPRDTQMLEKYQAQQAHLEASSLEASAKQEALASLEEKKQQEILENSFVGRAGRSIDGLFKPMDFDWRLSISLVTGFMAKEVVVSTLGVLYALGDTSQASKSFRMALKKHVSVPSAIAFIVFVMFYIPCFAATITFGKEAGGVKFVLYLFIFTTAVAYLFSLIAFYATKLCLILF; this is translated from the coding sequence ATGGAAGAAATTGTGGTGGCTTTAGTGGGGCAACCCAATGTGGGCAAGAGTTCTCTCATCAATGCAATCAGTGGGGCGCACTTGAAAGTGGGTAATTTTGCCGGGGTTACGGTGGAAAAAACCCAAGTGAGCACGACTTACAACAACACCAAGATCACCATTGTAGACTTGCCGGGCATCTATGCTTTAAATGATTTTACGATCGAAGAAAAAGTCAGTAGGCAATTTTTAGAGAATGAACACTTTGATTTGATCTTAAATGTATTGGACTGCACTAACTTAGAGCGTAATTTGAGTTTGAGCACGCAATTACTCCACACACCCCATAAGGTGCTGATGGCACTCAATATGTGGGATGAAGCCCAAAAAGAGGGGTTACAAATTGATGTAGATGCACTTTCTAAAGATTTGGGAGTTCCTTGTATTCCCACCTCTGCACACGCGCATTTTAACATGGATCAACTCTTAGAGCAACTTATCACTTTGCACCGCCAAACCCAACGCTCTACAACTCTAAGCGTCCAATCTAAAGAAGAGATGGCAGTGTTTTGCCACGATTTAGCCAAAAAGGTATCGCGCCGTGAAGCGGGCATGCCCACCTACACGCAAAAAATAGACAAATACCTCATGCACCCTATTTATGGTGTTCCTATTTTCTTAGGCTTGATGTTCGTTGTGTTTTTTATGAGTTTTCTAGTGGGAGGAGGGGTGCAAGGCTATGTAGATGATGGGTTTGCATGGCTAGCTGAAACTCTTAAAACCCATATCCCTAATGCTCAAATTGGCTCACTTTTAGGCGATGGGATCATCGGAGGGGTAGGGGCGGTGCTTTCTTTTTTACCCTTAATTGTGGTGTTGTATTTGGGAATCTCTTTGCTAGAAGCTACTGGGTACATGAGCCGCGTGGCGTTCTTATTAGATGGGATTTTTCACAAATTTGGTTTGCATGGTAAGAGTTTTATCCCCTTAATTACGGGCTTTGGCTGTTCTGTGCCTGCCTATATGGCGACACGCACTTTGCAAAACCAACATGAGCGACTCATCACTCTCTTTGTAATCGGTTTTATGAGCTGTAGCGCGCGTTTGCCTATTTATGTGCTCTTTGTAGGAGCGTTTTTCCCGGATAAATACGCGAGTTTTGTTCTCTTTTTGATCTATGTCTTGGGTGCAGTTGTGGCTCTCTTGATGGCAAAATTTCTCAAACTCAGCGTTTTTAAGGGGCAAGAAGAGTCCTTTGTGATGGAAATGCCCAAATACCGCATGCCCAGCCCCAAAGTGATTTGGTACAGCATTTACACCAAATCGCTCTCTTATCTCAAAAAAGCGGGCACTTACATTTTGGGCGGGGCGATTCTCATTTGGTTTGCCTCTGCCTACCCTAGGGATACCCAAATGTTAGAGAAGTACCAAGCCCAACAAGCACACCTTGAGGCTAGCTCTTTAGAAGCCAGCGCCAAACAAGAAGCTCTAGCTAGTTTAGAGGAGAAAAAACAACAAGAGATTTTAGAAAATAGCTTTGTGGGGCGTGCGGGGCGCAGTATTGATGGACTGTTTAAGCCGATGGATTTTGATTGGCGGCTTTCTATTTCCTTAGTAACGGGTTTTATGGCTAAGGAAGTGGTCGTCTCTACTTTAGGTGTGCTTTACGCGCTAGGGGACACCAGCCAAGCATCTAAATCATTCCGTATGGCGCTCAAAAAACATGTGAGTGTGCCCTCTGCCATCGCCTTTATCGTCTTTGTTATGTTTTACATCCCCTGTTTTGCCGCGACAATTACCTTTGGTAAAGAAGCCGGTGGGGTAAAATTTGTGCTTTATCTCTTTATTTTCACCACAGCGGTGGCCTATTTATTCTCATTAATAGCTTTTTATGCGACTAAATTATGCCTTATTCTCTTTTGA
- a CDS encoding ferritin, which yields MLPSETIKLLNAQVMDEFFSANLYMSMSSWCYTHSFDGAGLFLFEHASDEYAHATKIITYLNENEVGVHLKEIKAPEHEFKNLVEVFEKAYKHEQHITHSINTLVDKMLSTKDYATFNFLQWYVAEQHEEEVLFKNILDKIKLMGESGHGLYLADQYIRSIAKDQK from the coding sequence ATGTTGCCTTCAGAAACAATTAAATTACTTAACGCGCAAGTGATGGATGAGTTTTTCTCAGCCAATCTGTATATGAGCATGAGTTCTTGGTGCTATACCCATAGCTTTGATGGAGCGGGCTTGTTCTTGTTTGAGCATGCTAGTGATGAATACGCGCACGCGACTAAGATCATCACTTACTTGAATGAAAATGAAGTGGGTGTGCACCTCAAAGAAATCAAAGCCCCTGAACACGAGTTTAAAAATCTCGTAGAGGTTTTTGAAAAAGCCTATAAACACGAGCAGCACATCACCCATTCCATCAATACCCTTGTGGATAAAATGCTTAGCACTAAAGATTACGCCACTTTTAATTTCCTACAATGGTATGTGGCTGAACAACACGAGGAAGAAGTGCTCTTCAAAAACATCTTGGATAAAATCAAATTGATGGGTGAGAGCGGGCATGGATTGTATTTGGCCGATCAATACATCCGCAGTATTGCCAAAGATCAAAAGTAA
- a CDS encoding formamidase: MGSIGSMGKPIEGFLVAAIQFPVPIVNSRADIDKNIESIIRTLHATKAGYPGVELIIFPEYSTQGLNTAKWLSEEFLLDVPGKETQMYAQACKEAGVFGVFSIMERNPDPNKNPYNTAIIINPKGEIVLKYRKLFPWNPIEPWYPGDLGMPVCEGPGGSKLAVCICHDGMIPELAREAAYKGCNVYIRISGYSTQVNDQWILTNRSNAWHNLMYTVSVNLAGYDNVFYYFGEGQICNFDGTTLVQGHRNPWEIVTGEIYPKMADNARLSWGLENNIYNLGHRGYVAKPGGESDAGLTYIKDLAAGKYKLPWEDHMKIKDGSIYGYPTTGGRFGK, from the coding sequence ATGGGTAGCATTGGAAGTATGGGTAAACCCATTGAAGGTTTCTTGGTTGCGGCAATTCAATTCCCTGTGCCTATTGTGAATAGTCGGGCAGATATTGATAAAAATATTGAGAGCATTATTAGGACTTTGCACGCCACTAAAGCGGGTTATCCGGGCGTGGAGCTTATCATTTTCCCTGAATACAGCACACAGGGGCTAAACACTGCTAAGTGGTTGAGTGAGGAATTTTTGCTCGATGTGCCGGGTAAAGAAACCCAGATGTATGCGCAGGCGTGCAAAGAGGCCGGGGTTTTTGGGGTGTTCTCTATAATGGAGCGCAATCCCGATCCTAACAAAAATCCTTACAACACCGCCATCATCATTAACCCTAAGGGCGAAATTGTGTTGAAATACCGCAAACTCTTCCCTTGGAATCCTATCGAACCTTGGTATCCCGGGGATTTGGGCATGCCTGTGTGTGAGGGTCCGGGAGGCTCAAAACTAGCCGTGTGTATCTGCCATGATGGCATGATCCCAGAGCTTGCACGCGAAGCGGCTTACAAAGGGTGCAATGTCTATATCCGCATCTCTGGTTATAGCACCCAAGTTAACGATCAATGGATTTTGACTAACCGCTCCAATGCATGGCACAACTTGATGTATACCGTGAGCGTGAATTTGGCCGGCTATGACAATGTGTTCTACTATTTTGGAGAAGGGCAAATCTGTAATTTTGATGGCACTACCCTTGTGCAAGGGCATCGCAACCCATGGGAGATTGTAACTGGGGAGATCTATCCTAAAATGGCTGACAATGCGCGCCTAAGCTGGGGCTTGGAAAACAACATCTACAATCTAGGACACCGCGGGTATGTGGCCAAACCCGGAGGTGAAAGCGATGCAGGCTTGACCTACATCAAAGATTTGGCTGCTGGCAAATACAAATTGCCTTGGGAGGATCATATGAAAATCAAAGATGGTTCAATTTATGGCTATCCTACTACTGGTGGGCGTTTCGGGAAGTAG